The DNA segment GCGCGACAGATTCTGGATCGCATTTCCTCCATACGCAGCGATCTCGACATGACCGAGGACATGCGGCGCCAAGCCCTTTTGCGTCTGGACGGAGTCGAGCTCTCGGAAGAGATCGTGGGGGAGATACTGGCGCTCTCGGACGACGAGTGGCTTGCCGTGGAGCGGGAGGTCGTCCGGGTGCTGGACCTCTCCATGCGGATGGTGATCCGCGACGTGGACGTTGCCGAGGCCAGGAGGCGGGTCCCGACCCAGCTCTCGTTCGACCTGTCCGATGCCCAGGCAGACGTGGTGCTGGACCTAGTGGCCGACCTGGTGGTCCCCAATACGCTTGCCAACGAGGACCGGACCGCCGAGGCCCGACGCCGGGCGCGCGAGAGCGTGCAACCCATTTCCGTGGCTTACCAAGCGGGCCAGGCTGTAGTGAGGGCGGGGGACCGGGTTACCGAGCTGCAGATGGAAGCCCTGCGCCACATTGGGCTCATGGAGCCCGACCACAACTGGATCGAGGACCTGTGCACTCTTGGGCTGATGCTCGTCGTGGGCCTGCTTCTCTTCGCCTACATTGCAGTGCACGAGCCGGCCCTCGGCCATGACTGGCGCCGCCTGGGGCTGGTGGGGCTGGGGACGCTCGCTTCGGCCATCGCCGCTCGACTGATGATACCCGGTCACGTGGTCCTTCCCTATGCCTACCCTGCTGCCGCCCTGCCCATGCTGGCGGCGGTTCTGGTCAGCCCCGGGTTGGCCTTCCTCCTTTGTGTACTTCCCTTCAGCTTCTACGTCGTGCTCGCCGATGGTGCCCTGCTGGAGCTGGGCACCATGGGGCTTCTCGGAGGGGTGGCCGGCGTGCTGCTGCTGGGTCGGCTTCGTCATTTGAAGGCATTCGTGTGGGCCTCCGCCGGGGTGTTGTTTGTGAACGTGACCGTGCCTTTGTTGTTCCGCTTGCCAGGAGGCAACTACGACGCCGTAGGGTTGGCCAGCCTGATGGGAGCGGGCACCATCAACGCGGCCCTGGCCGGGAGCATCGCCATCGTGGGCTACTTGGTGGTGAGCGGCTTCACCGGGGCAGTGACGTCCCTTCAGCTCCTCGAGTTGGCACGACCCACCCAACCTCTCCTGCGCGAGTTGATGCTCCGGGCTCCGGGCACCTACCATCACAGCGTCATGGTGGCCAACATGGCCGAGCAGGCGGCAGAACGGGTGGGAGCCAACGCCGTGTTGGCGCGTGTGGGAGCCTACTACCACGACGTGGGCAAGGTGACGCGCCCCTACTTCTTCTCCGAGAATCAGGAAGAGGTGGGGAATGTCCACAACCGTCTGGATCCCCGAGCCAGTGCCGAGATCATCATAGGGCACGTGGCGGAGGGAGTGGCGCTGGCGCGCAAGCATCGCCTTCCCTCGGCCATCGTTCGCTTTGCGGCCGAGCACCACGGCCGCACCCGGCAAGACTACTTCTATGAGGAGAGTGTGCGCCGTTACGGGGCCGAGAACGTGGATGAGGAAGGATTCCGCTATCCAGGGCCGCGCCCCCAGACCAAAGAGACAGCCATCGTCATGCTGGCCGACGCCTGTGAGGCCGCTACGCGGGCGGCTCGGCCCGCCAACGGGCAGGAGCTGTCCCGCATGGTGGAACGTGTGGTGGATGATCGCCTGCTCGAGGGCGAGCTCGACGAGTGCCCCCTCACCCTGCACGACATCGCTGCCATCAAAGTCTCGTTCATCAACGTTCTCCAGGGCGTGTTCCACCCGCGGGTGCAGTACCCCGAGGGCAGCTTAATTGAGCAGCGGTCGGAGAACGGTTGCCAGGTGCCGGCCGAGGAGCCGCAACCGAGACCGGAGCGGGCGGAACCGACCGATGAGGAAGATAGGGACGCCTTCCATGAGGAGCGACTGCCGAGGGAAGCGCAGCCCTCCCCTTCGCCTGAA comes from the Anaerolineae bacterium genome and includes:
- a CDS encoding HDIG domain-containing protein — protein: MAFAFTQDPYTLPERELTPLERLRVLGSALLLSLALGAVLVVRGSPGPALALELGDISPRDITAPRSVTYISDVLTERARQAAESAVDVVYDAPDAGVARRQVSLARQILDRISSIRSDLDMTEDMRRQALLRLDGVELSEEIVGEILALSDDEWLAVEREVVRVLDLSMRMVIRDVDVAEARRRVPTQLSFDLSDAQADVVLDLVADLVVPNTLANEDRTAEARRRARESVQPISVAYQAGQAVVRAGDRVTELQMEALRHIGLMEPDHNWIEDLCTLGLMLVVGLLLFAYIAVHEPALGHDWRRLGLVGLGTLASAIAARLMIPGHVVLPYAYPAAALPMLAAVLVSPGLAFLLCVLPFSFYVVLADGALLELGTMGLLGGVAGVLLLGRLRHLKAFVWASAGVLFVNVTVPLLFRLPGGNYDAVGLASLMGAGTINAALAGSIAIVGYLVVSGFTGAVTSLQLLELARPTQPLLRELMLRAPGTYHHSVMVANMAEQAAERVGANAVLARVGAYYHDVGKVTRPYFFSENQEEVGNVHNRLDPRASAEIIIGHVAEGVALARKHRLPSAIVRFAAEHHGRTRQDYFYEESVRRYGAENVDEEGFRYPGPRPQTKETAIVMLADACEAATRAARPANGQELSRMVERVVDDRLLEGELDECPLTLHDIAAIKVSFINVLQGVFHPRVQYPEGSLIEQRSENGCQVPAEEPQPRPERAEPTDEEDRDAFHEERLPREAQPSPSPEAGNGEEVGA